The SAR202 cluster bacterium genome contains a region encoding:
- a CDS encoding low affinity iron permease family protein, whose translation MNPAAMFIRFARWASRRAGYPQAFAAAMLIVLVWAVSGPLFGFSTTWQLMINTGTTIVTFLMVFLIQNTQNRDTDALQLKLDELIRATKGAHNAMLGIEESAEEELAEIKKTYEALARETKEGLQRGQIDTGTPEVSNGEVKSKSK comes from the coding sequence ATGAATCCAGCAGCCATGTTTATCCGATTCGCGCGGTGGGCTTCTCGACGGGCAGGATACCCGCAGGCCTTTGCGGCCGCGATGCTGATAGTGCTTGTATGGGCGGTGTCAGGTCCCCTCTTCGGCTTCAGCACTACCTGGCAGTTGATGATTAATACCGGCACAACGATTGTGACCTTCCTCATGGTGTTCCTAATCCAGAACACACAAAATCGAGACACCGACGCGCTGCAACTTAAGCTGGACGAGCTGATAAGGGCCACCAAGGGCGCGCATAACGCTATGCTGGGCATAGAAGAGTCGGCGGAGGAGGAGCTGGCCGAGATTAAAAAGACTTATGAGGCGCTGGCCAGGGAGACCAAAGAGGGGTTGCAGCGAGGTCAAATAGACACGGGCACGCCGGAGGTGTCCAACGGCGAAGTCAAATCTAAATCCAAGTGA
- a CDS encoding acyl-CoA dehydrogenase — translation MVAVKQFTLSDAILEKIHSRAASYDRENKFFSDDFNDLKKAGYLHLAVPTEFRGYGFNVAQVAQLQRRLAYNAPATALAINMHFYFTGVAADLWRSGDKSLERMLRETMKGEVFAAGHAETGNDLPLLLSTTKAEKAPGGYKFTGRKSFGSLTPVWTRLGIHAMDASNPNAPMIVHAFMPRDAKGYSIKETWDVLGMRATRSDDTILDGAFVPDKYIGRVLPAGAVDQFVLSVFAWADIGFSNVYYGIALRARDLAVEGLKKRTSLGLTRSMAYHPEMQHAAAEMTLELESMGPHIDKVAQDWANGVDHGHNWPMKIVSAKYHCVEGAGRVVDLALEMSGGFGMFKASELERLYRDVRCGRFHPANSALVHEIVGKTTLGIGLDEQPRWG, via the coding sequence ATGGTTGCCGTTAAACAGTTCACGCTGTCTGACGCTATTTTAGAGAAGATTCACAGCAGGGCCGCCAGCTATGACAGAGAAAACAAGTTCTTCTCAGACGACTTCAACGATCTGAAGAAGGCAGGGTATCTTCATCTGGCGGTGCCGACGGAATTTAGGGGTTACGGCTTCAACGTAGCCCAGGTGGCCCAGTTGCAGCGACGCCTGGCGTACAACGCTCCCGCCACGGCCTTAGCCATCAACATGCACTTTTACTTCACCGGCGTGGCGGCAGACCTGTGGCGCTCCGGCGACAAGTCGCTGGAGCGGATGCTGAGGGAGACGATGAAGGGTGAGGTGTTTGCCGCCGGCCATGCCGAGACAGGCAACGATCTGCCCCTCCTCCTCTCCACCACTAAGGCTGAAAAAGCGCCCGGCGGCTACAAGTTCACCGGACGCAAATCCTTTGGCAGTCTCACACCGGTGTGGACACGTTTGGGGATTCACGCCATGGACGCCAGCAATCCCAATGCCCCCATGATTGTCCACGCTTTCATGCCTCGCGACGCCAAGGGTTACAGCATCAAGGAGACCTGGGACGTGCTGGGCATGCGGGCCACTCGCAGCGACGACACGATTCTCGACGGGGCCTTTGTGCCCGACAAGTATATTGGCCGCGTCCTGCCAGCGGGAGCGGTGGACCAGTTTGTCCTTAGTGTTTTCGCCTGGGCGGACATTGGCTTTTCCAACGTTTATTACGGCATTGCGCTACGGGCACGAGACCTGGCGGTGGAGGGACTTAAGAAGCGCACTTCCCTGGGACTCACGCGCTCCATGGCGTACCATCCGGAGATGCAGCACGCCGCCGCCGAGATGACGCTGGAGCTGGAGTCCATGGGGCCGCACATCGACAAGGTGGCGCAGGACTGGGCCAATGGCGTCGACCACGGGCACAACTGGCCGATGAAGATTGTGTCGGCCAAATACCATTGCGTCGAAGGCGCGGGGCGGGTGGTGGACCTGGCGCTGGAGATGTCCGGTGGCTTCGGCATGTTCAAGGCCAGCGAACTGGAGCGGCTGTACCGCGACGTGCGGTGCGGGCGGTTCCACCCTGCCAACTCGGCGCTGGTGCATGAGATTGTGGGGAAGACCACCCTGGGCATAGGCTTGGACGAGCAGCCTCGCTGGGGGTAG